A segment of the Juglans regia cultivar Chandler chromosome 15, Walnut 2.0, whole genome shotgun sequence genome:
AACAATGGACAACATGAATATATGCGTACGAGGAAATCCAAGCTTGactaccaaaataaaaataaataaataaataaccatgCTACCAGAGCCATAACACATGGATAGAATCTAGTTTGCAAATTGAATTCATTTCCTCGTTTTCTTGGAAATTTATGTACATGAGAACCAATTAAAAGTGCGCTTGATACAGGTAGCTTATACAATTCATCATCAAACAAGACAGAAAATGACACAAATCACAACTATAATACAACAAATTCATCCTACCACTTCACATCCAGAGTTAGAGCCTCGGGAGGAACGAGGATGGACCCTAACTGTGTAAAGGACACATTCGCCATTAAATTGCTCCATGAAACTGTGTCAACTCCAATGAAAGGATTCACCTTCTCGATTGAAAGGGGCTTCAGCCTCTCTGCTTCAACTCTTGCCATTACCTCAAACCATATTCTTTGGATATTTGGCTTTGTTCTCCACTCTGCCAACTTAGCGTGGAGAGTGTCGTTGCTCCTGACATGTCTTTCCAGTTCTAGCTGAAAGCGGATGATAGCAGATGCCTTGATCTTAGTTTTGAGGAATCTCAAATGTTTTTGAAGAATTCTATCACCAAGAAAGTTCCGCAAAACTCTTTCCACCATGGCAATCCCCGAACTCAAGGAATCAATGGGGCAATCACGCTCCTTGAAGACTCTGTAACACTTCTCAGGCAACAATTCAATGGTGCCCTTAGAAACAAATTTAGTTTCAATGTATGCATCCCTATTTCGAGTCTTATATGCAACTAATGATGCAGCCCCTAGAACTTGTATAGGAAGTAATGGGATGCACATAGAATGCTGAAAGGCCCAGAATTCATTTTTCACCTTGTTATTCACAAGACTTCTATTTACCAAAAAACCAAGATTGGatgaatgaaagagagagacttCTTGCGCTCTTCTCACTTCCACCGTGATGCCTTCACCAACAAGAACTCGATTCAAGCCCTTAATAGAAGTGTTCATCTGGCAATAGATGTCAACATGTCCAGGCAGTTAGTGGTAGAATTAAAGAAACTCTCCTATGCAGCCAAAATAATCATAGCCATTTATGGGACTATAACAGATGCATCAATAATTAAACGTCAATCCTTGAGTATAACCAGACATTGTCAAACAAGCTGGtcagcaaaatataaaaagaaagaaatgctaGAAAGGCCTTTGCTGATTGAGGTTATCCATTCCAATATGTTGCCATCAAGGTGAACTCAACTGTCCTATACAAGACTGTTTCTGAAATTTTTCGTCTTGCTTTATCTCCTTTTTCTAAGCAAAATTGTATCACAACTACTCATAAGCTTAACAGAAAATGATATCCTCTGGAGATGTTTATGAGAGAAAACTATAGTCAACTGTCTCGGGAATGATTTTTAAagtctaaaacagatccaaaaagcTCTAGCAACATTGATTACTGATCTATTCAACTCCCCATCCCTTCACAATCAAAATGAAGTTCCCACTTTTCTTCAGACCATCAAAATTTTATTGCTTGAGCAAAGATTATAGCCACTAAGAAAAAACAGCTTTAGAAACCAGAAACCAAAATCCAAAGGGACCATGAAAGGCTAATCTTGAATCTTTTCAGTCTCTAGAACAATTGATATGAAAAATCGTTTCCCTCGTTTAAGATTTCAAGTAATTACCTAAAGCATTTCAAAACCTGTTGGTGCCCCAACAGAATAATACTAAACATATATGCATCAGAGAATTATCCTAATGAATCGcaaagagagggaaagagagaggcaGAGCGCTAAAATACTAGAAGAAATTATCAACGAATTCACATATGATACAGAGAAGCAGAGATTTACTGAGAAATGCACTACGGACTGATAAGTGAAAAGTGACCAATAAGATGcaattttgaagataaggatTCCCAAAGAGAGGTTAAGAGTCCTACGCTTCCAGTTCCGTatccatataaaaatatagCAATTATGCATGAAAAAAACACCATCTGCATAACGAAGAATCTGGTTCAGCCTTCTAACCAATACACCAATACACCAATACATTCTCAGATTCCCATTACCATTAAGTAAGAGCTAAAAGCCTAAAACCCAAAAACTAGCAACTTTTTTACGCTCAGCTtcaataagatatatattatatcactCTCAATTATatcctaaaaatatataaagccACCTGGTATGAAAATGGAATGAGATTACAGTATATAACCTAACTAACTCGTACAAAAATATAAAGCCTACCGGCAACTGTAGCGAAACCTCGTCGCTACCACCGACCAGCAACTCAAACGGACCCTCCACTTTAAATGTATCAAGCACGCCCATAGAACCAACCTCGCCGACCAAAGACCCAAAATCGCTTTTTTCAGTCCCGAGCTTTTTCCAAGAATCCACTCCATCCACATATTTCAACACCAGTCGATTCCTGCCAAACGCGACCCGATATTCGTACCGTTGAGCACTCCCAAACCGGACCTTCTTCAGATCCAACTTCGAAACCCTAACGTCATTCAAATCCCAACTCTGCCTCGCCGATATTTCCTTCAAAACATCCTAAATTTTCCACAAATTAGGATCCGGTGAGAGCGTtattaatggttaaagaagatGAATCAAGATAAGATCCGAGGAACGTACCTGTATGTAGTTGTGGCTTGAGTTCGAGGTGTTTGAGGAAGGAATAAATGCTAGAATTAAGGTTGGGAGTTGAACGTAGACGAGGAagtggaggaggagaagggACATGGACACAGGGAAACGACTCGTTGTCATCACTTATTTCGTCAAAAATCGGACTCTGTTACTGTCCGTTTTCGGTCGTCGGCGATTGTAACTCGTACGGGCTTAGCCGCCTAGGGCAGGTTTCAACCCAGTTTGGGATCGTGAGCTAGTAAAATGACGGTAATGCCCAGAAAAGATTATAGGTGTCAAACGTTTACGGTGATACACTAAGCGGTCGTTTGCTCACAGAGATTAGgtaaaatgatttaagttaaaaaaatattattataatattatttttaatattattattattttaaaatttaaataaattaaattataatttaagaaaattaaactatttgttatattttgtgtaaaaatttaaaaaaattataataataaaatgagattagattaaACGATTTCTAAATCCGAACGGAATTTAAATATCAACAAAAAcatctcacaaaataaattaatatttttattagatatattaaatttattttataataaaaatatatttacaatctaatatattaaattaaatcacgttaatttataaatttatttttataaaaaaattttatagttaaaacatttttcgtaaaaaatatttcataaataagGAGAATTATTAATTCTACACCGATATCTTATATAAGTTACATAGCTCACGTAATTTAAAGTGTTGTATTGGATcgattttacaaaaaaaatagaccATATGATCTAACGTTCCATATTACAACCCTACAAAATTgtaatagaaaataagaaaatgacttGGTGTGGTACGGtaaattgtaatattatttttactgtaaaataaatctttaaaacTATATCAAGTCTTGAAAGTTCATAGGTTCACTCTCATAAAACTTATATAGATCTAGCAATTtcttaaggttgcgtttggatgttgaaatgatttcagataatttgagtttatctgtgaatagtagtaattTGTAgatctcattaaaatatatttaaatataaataagttaatatatatatttgaatgcaTAAAATAAGCTGAGATGTgttcaacttttttataaaaatatgagttgaaaaattagtaagtctcatcaatgattggtttgaaatAATTGAGATTATTTCAACAACTTGCT
Coding sequences within it:
- the LOC108992342 gene encoding uncharacterized protein LOC108992342 produces the protein MTTSRFPVSMSLLLLHFLVYVQLPTLILAFIPSSNTSNSSHNYIQDVLKEISARQSWDLNDVRVSKLDLKKVRFGSAQRYEYRVAFGRNRLVLKYVDGVDSWKKLGTEKSDFGSLVGEVGSMGVLDTFKVEGPFELLVGGSDEVSLQLPMNTSIKGLNRVLVGEGITVEVRRAQEVSLFHSSNLGFLVNRSLVNNKVKNEFWAFQHSMCIPLLPIQVLGAASLVAYKTRNRDAYIETKFVSKGTIELLPEKCYRVFKERDCPIDSLSSGIAMVERVLRNFLGDRILQKHLRFLKTKIKASAIIRFQLELERHVRSNDTLHAKLAEWRTKPNIQRIWFEVMARVEAERLKPLSIEKVNPFIGVDTVSWSNLMANVSFTQLGSILVPPEALTLDVKW